A window of Pararhodobacter sp. genomic DNA:
CGGTGTCCGCGGTGAGGTGCGGCTGAAAAGCTTCTGTGCCGAGGCCGAGGCGATCGGCCAGTATGGCCCGCTTTACTCCGAGGACGGCACCCGCTCCTTCACCATCTCGCTGGGCAAGCCGATTCCCAACGGGTTCTCGGCGCGTTTGGGCGGCGTGAGCGACCGCGATCAGGCCGAGGCTCTGCGCGGCCTGCGCCTCTATGCCGACCGCAGCAAGCTGCCCGCCTTGCCCGACGATGAATATTACCACGCCGACCTGATCGGCCTGACCGTGCTGGATACCGGCGGCGCCGAATTGGGCCGGGTCAGTTCCGTGCAGAACCACGGCGCGGGCGACCTGCTGGAAATCCAGCGTCCCGGCAAGGGCAGCGCGCTGTTGCCCTTCACCCTGGCCGTCGTGCCGACCGTCGATCTGGCGAGCGGCCGCATCATCGCCGACCCGCCCGAGGGGCTGCTGGAATGAGCGACGACACGCCGCCTGAGGCCCCAAGACGCTCGCATGGCCGCGTCGCCATCAACCTCTCGCGCCAGCCCAGCGACCTGATGGCCGGCCCGCCGCGCCTCAAGGGGGCCTGGACCGCCAAGGTCATCACCCTGTTTCCCGAGGTGTTCCCCGGCGTCCTCGGTGCGTCGCTGACCGGCAAGGCGCTGGACTCGGGGCACTGGGCGCTGCAACCCATCGACCTGCGCCCGTTTGGCGAGGGCAAGCACCGCAATGTTGATGACACGCCCGCAGGCGGCGGCGCGGGCATGGTGCTGCGCGCCGATGTGTTGTCACGCGCGCTCGATCACGCCGCCACCGACACGCCAGACCGCGCCCGCTGGCCGGTGATCTACCTGTCGCCGCGCGGTCGCCCCTTTGATCAGGCCACC
This region includes:
- the trmD gene encoding tRNA (guanosine(37)-N1)-methyltransferase TrmD translates to MSDDTPPEAPRRSHGRVAINLSRQPSDLMAGPPRLKGAWTAKVITLFPEVFPGVLGASLTGKALDSGHWALQPIDLRPFGEGKHRNVDDTPAGGGAGMVLRADVLSRALDHAATDTPDRARWPVIYLSPRGRPFDQATARRLAKADGVTLLCGRFEGVDERVLQDYDIEEISLGDFVMTGGEIAAQALIDATVRLLPGVLGNADSAVEESFSHGLLEHPQYTRPAEWRGHAIPPVLQSGNHAEIAKWRRAQSEALTQHRRPDLWAAHLKTKP
- the rimM gene encoding ribosome maturation factor RimM (Essential for efficient processing of 16S rRNA) yields the protein MSDRVCVGAIAGAFGVRGEVRLKSFCAEAEAIGQYGPLYSEDGTRSFTISLGKPIPNGFSARLGGVSDRDQAEALRGLRLYADRSKLPALPDDEYYHADLIGLTVLDTGGAELGRVSSVQNHGAGDLLEIQRPGKGSALLPFTLAVVPTVDLASGRIIADPPEGLLE